GCTTGCCAAAATCCGCCAAGGCCAGCGCACGCTCCGCGAGCAGCTGCTGCCGTCGTCGTAACAGGGTCTGATGTTGTCGAATACTTGTTTCTAGTATACTGTGCGCAGTCTCAAAGTCCTGCTGTTCCACGCGCAGTCTGGCCAGATCCGCAAGCAGCACCGGCGTCGCCGGCGAATGCGGTGCGGCCTCAACGGCCAGGACCATCTGCTCGAGCGCCTCGTGCCGAAAGCCAGCGTCCAATAAGGCGTACGCCCGTTCCATGTACATGCGCTGCGCATCAAGTGCGCCCTGCCGCCTGCCGCCGCCCGCCACGGGCTCAGCCGCCGAAGGCGCAGATTCGGCGGCCCCTGCTTCTTCCCGTTGACGCCGCAGGTCGGTCAGGTTCACCTGGAAGCGTGCCACCGGCTGCAGCGGAGTGTGCGGTTGCGCGACGCTCAACTTCACGTAGGCCTTGAGGTACATTTCCAGGCTGCGTTCGAGCGTAAACAAATTGAGCGCCCGATCGCGCGCGTTTTGCCCCATTTCGCTGCGCAGTCCGGGGTTGTTCAGCAGGCGAATCAGGCCGTCCGCCAATGCTTGCGGTTCTCCCGGCGGCACCAGAATCCCCGTGTCGCCAAGCGCTTCGGAGACGCCGCCAACGTCGGTCGACACAATCGCCTTGCCCGCCAGCATCGCCTCCACAATGGAGTACGGGAACGCCTCCGAAATGCTCGACAACACGGCCACGTCCCCTTGCTCGTAAGCCGCCGCGATGTCGGATGTCTGTCCACAAAACACCACGGTATTCTCCAGCTTCAATTCCTTAACCAGCCGCTCACACGCTTTGTGATAGTCTGGCACCGAGACGGCCCCATATACCAGGAACTGAACGTCCGGAATCTCCCTTCGCACCAAGTCCGCTGCCCGGATGAGGCCGAGAATGTCCTTGATGGGGTCGATACGTGCCACCGCCACTACGGTGGGCCGTGGGTGTTCGAGCGCACGCGCCCGGGTGAAAATTTCATGGTCGACGCCGTTGTAGATGACTTCAATGCGCTCATGGCGGTCCGTCATGACACGCTCCCAGCGCGTGTTGTAGTGGCACACCGGAGAAATTTGGTCCGCGAGCGCATAATTCAGGTCAACGACGGCGTGAATCAGGCGAATCAGGAAGGTGTTCAAAAAACCCGGATAACCGCGTTTCGACAAGGACAGATACTGCTCGCGCAGGTATACCCCATGTTCGGTGAGCAAAAACGGTGTTCCGTATTTGAGTTTGGCAATCACGCACGGCAGGCCGCAAAAGGCAGCGGCCGAGGCATGCGTCACCGTGGTACGAGGCACAGGTGTATTAATAATATTGAAGAACCGGTACACCCAGCCCAGACTCTGGATGAGCGAGTAGATGTCCGGCTGCGGCATACCAAGCTCCGGATTTTTCACCGCCTCCTGAATCAGCCGCTTATAGGCTTCCCAGACGCGAGGCGATTTGAACGACACTTTATAATCATAATCCGTGAAGAAGTCGTACAGTTCGACGATGAGGTTTGCGAACGCGAACGGATCCTTCCGCACCGCGATGATATGCTGGACAAGCCGAACGAACAGCGGTAAGAACTGGTCTTCAATCACCGCATCGGTGGTCCGCTGCTTGCTGAGGTAAGTCGTACTGAAACGCTGGTCGAGGTGCTCGCTGGGCTCTTCCGTCCCCCACAACGGCACCTTGACTAACGCCGTTCCCTTCGGCAGCTGGTACTGCTGCGCGACGAACGGATCCATCTGTACACTGAACACGGTATAATCCACCGATTTCAATCGATGAACCATGATGTCGCACCAGGTGCTGACGCCGCCTGGAGAGAATGGATAGGTTCCTTCCGTGGTCAGCAGAACGGAGATTTTCCCCGTTTCACCGATTCCCCGCGCCATGGTGTCTCACCCGTACCCCTCGTATCGTCTCTATTATTTCTCTGCACATTTGCGCGCTTTCACCCTGCCGTCTCTGGCACGTACGATGGTGCGCTCTCTTTCATCTCTTACATCTATTTCAATCGGATGCCATGTTATCCACAGAAAAAGCGGAGTTACCCACAGAAAAACCCGGGTTATCCACAACACCGCCGTGGATTTGTCCACAGGAGCAGTCTCATGTTTACACAGTTGCCACGGCAGCGTCAAGCAAAAAATAATGGTCAGCCCCCACAAACTGACAGCAAACGACATCAGCCGTCGGCTACAATAGCGCTAATCTTGTCAATCTATCGGCCGTTTGGTCGAGTGGACCGTGGAGGGATGAAGATGTTCACAGCAGAGAGAGTAACGAAGAAAGCGCTTGCGTTCGCGGGGGCCGTCCTGGCAGGGGTGGTGTTGACCGGAACCGCTGCGTTCGCCGCATCGTCACTCAAGGCCGTCAAAGCACAAGCGCAGTCAGGCATCAACTACAACGGGGTCAAGGGAGATCGACTCGTGTATCAAAAAACAACCTATGCAGAACTGTACGCGATTCAGCAAGCCTTGAAGAACCAGGGGATTCAGAATCAGTGGAACGGAACGAGCGGTCAGTTTACGATTCAAACGCCGACCGAAGTCCAGTGGATGCAAAAGATCTTCGCCGCTGCCACCCAGCTCTCGAGCAGCGACCAGGTCCAAGTCATGAAGGAACTCGCGGCCATCGAGTCTCCCAGTCATACCGAGAGTGCCGCGCAACGAATTGCTGACCTGAGCCAGTTGTACCAGGATATTGAACAGTCGTTGGCGACCACCGGCACCCCCGCCGATCCGCTCGGGGGACTGCTCAGCACCCTCACGAATGCGCTCGGGCTCGGCGGCTTGCTCGGCCAGTGAGGTCACAGCAGCGGCGCCAACAACCGTGCGCACCGGTCAGTCACGCGCCCAAACCACGGCCGCTCCGCCAGCATCGCTTGCGTCAGCCGCCTGGCATCCTGTAAATCGGTTTCAAATTGGCTCGTCAGGTCCGAGGCGATCGCCTCACTATAGAGCAGTTCGCCCACTTCGAAGTTCAGCCGAAAGCTTCGCAGGTCCATGTTGGCCGCGCCAACGAAGGCGATTTGCCCATCCACAGTCATGACCTTCGTGTGCAGCAGGCCCTTTTGATACTGGTAAATCTCCACACCAGCGTCCAGCAAGTCGCCAAAATAGGTGTGACTGGCCAGCCCAATCATCTTGTGGTCCGGGCTGGCCGGGACCAACAAACGCACCCGCACGCCCCGCGCGACCGCCGTCTTGAGGGCGTGTGTGATGGCCGGGCTGGGGACGAAATAGGGGGTGGTCACGTCCACTGTGTTTGCGGCCGTGGAAACACATAAAAAGAACACATCGTGCGCGGTCTGCACATGCGAGCTTGGCCGGCTGTCGATGGTCTGCACCAACGCATGCCGTGACACCATCAGCTTCTCTTGCGGCTCAACCGGGCGCGAGGACGGGTCAGTGGCCAGCTCTTCACTCCACTCCCCATCCAAGCCCCACGCAGCCGCTGCGGAAACGCCCGAACCCCCCGCCCAACGCACGCCTGCAAGCCGTGCCGGTCGAGCCGCCGCGCCGCGTTCGGACGAAGCAGGCTGCGGCCGCTGCCGGATGGCGCCGCGAGCGTGAACAGGCGTCGCAATGGACCAATTTCGCTCGAACACAGCCATGATATCCGGCACACACGCGCCGGTCAGCTTCAGATGCGTGTCGCGCCACCAGCCCACGCCCGGCTTCAGTCCTGTGTATTCATAGCCGACGTTGATGCCGCCCACAAAACTTTGCGCGCCGTCGACCACCACAATTTTGCAATGATCACGATGATTGAGCGTCGGCCGCAGCCACGGGAACCGCAGCGGGAAGAAGATGCGGCAGTCGATGCCGCTGGCCTGCATTCGGCGCAGTTCCGCCCGCGGGAACTTGCGGCTGCCCATCCCGTCCACCATGAACCGCACCCGAACCCCGGCGGCCGCACGCTCCTTGAGGATCTCGGTCATTTGCCGCCCAATTGCATCGTCCCGGTAGATGTAGTACTCCACGTCGATGCTTCGCTCTGCCGCCTGGAGGGCTTTGAACAGTGCAGCATAGGTGGGACGTCCGTTCACCAGCACCTGGACGTCTCCGGGCTTGGCCGGACAGCCCGTCCGGCGTTCCACGGCCAAAGCGACCGATGGTACGCCGCCATCAAGCGAACCACTGGCCGAGCCCGCCCCAAGAGAACCCAATGAGTTCGACGAACGCGCCCGCGGCCGGCTCGTGCGGTCCATGGGCAAAGGACGATTGAGGAGGAGATAGAGGATTGGACCCACCAGCGGCAGCACGACGCCGATCATCACCCAGGTCAGGGCGTGCATCGGGCGGTGCACATTGGCGATCGCGATGGCCAGCACCGCCAATGTGTTGATGCCGTAAAGACACGTCAGCACAATCCAGGCCACGGACAGCCCCCTCCCGTCATGATGTCTCTCATAAGATGAGCGTCCGGGCACCCGGGTATACGGCATGCTTCTTCACAAAGCGCGAAATCGCGAGGTTGAGCAATGCCGGCTGCTTGCTCGGAATCCGGTGGCTGGACGCTGGAATGTAGACCAGCTGACTGTTCGGCAGCCGTTCGTACAGCTGTTTCCCATACGGGTGGAAAGGCCGGTCATGCTGCCCGTACAGCAGCAGCACAGGCTGCTCGATGGCCGACACCCGTTCGGTGCAGTCGTACGTCAGGCTGCAGCGGTAGTACGCTTGTGCGTCTGCGAAGCTGCACTGCAAATTGGCGGCCAGAGTCTCTCGGAAGGTCTCCCGGACGGAGTTGGTCTTCGCCAGTCCCCACGCCAGGAAGTGCTGAAACCAGGGGTGCGTCAGGGCGATGCCGGCGGTCACCAGCCCCCGGAGATACAGGCTTTGCACTTCCGAAAAGCCGCCGATGAGGATGGCCCCCTGGGCTCGTTCAGGACATTGGAGCAGAAACTCGAGCGCAATCGAACCGCCCATGGAGTAACCGCACAGGAACGCCCTGTCTTCGCCCGCGGCATTCAGCACGGCCTGCATGTCTGACACAATCAAGTCATAGGTCAGCGGGGTTGGCGAAGCCTGGCTGCGACCGTGGCCGCGAATATCAAACGTGATGGTCTTGAATGTTTTCGATAATGCGGCTGTCTGCAGTGCAAAACACGTGCTGCTGAGCACCGGTGGATGGATGAACAAAATCGGGACCCCTTGTCCCCGCACTTCGTAGTGCAGTCGTACGCCGCCGCTCGACAGGTATGGCACGTCATTCACTTCCCCGTGTAGGTGTCCCTTCGTCGCACACCCGTAGTGTGGAAGTTCGCGCCGCATCCCATGCCGGCCGGGGCTGGCAATGATTGACGCCGTTGGGAAGCGTATTTTCGGCCCGTCCGACTGTATACACTAAGCACGGAGGCCGAAGGGGGTGCGGTGCGTTGAAGTCGCTCACACTGTTGGAGGCCGCAAGCGCCTTGTCGGCAATGGGAAGTGTTGCAATCGCGATCACGACGCTGTACCAAATTCGGCGGAGCAGCCGCGAGTCCGTGCTGCCGCTGGTCTATCCGGAGTTTGTTTCCGTCGACGAGAAGACGATTCAAGTCAAGCTGCGCAACTACGGCCGCGGGCCGGCGATTGACGTGCAAATGACCCTGTTCGTTGGCGGACGCCCGGTGTATTTCACCGCCTATAAGAATAAACAGCGCGTTACGTTCCTCAACATCGCCACCAACGAGTCTGAGGCGCTCACTCTCTGCACCGATGAGCCCGCGGCCGACCTGCTGCTGCGGCTTCGCTACAAGTCTGTGCTGCGGGAAAAGTTTCACCGGCGCATCACGGTGCGCAACAGCGAGGTTCTGGGGCTCGACGGCAATCCGTCCCTCTTGGTGCGCATTCAACGCCTTGGACGTGGAACACGCCGAAAACGGCGGGCTTGGTGGTGACGCCGGCATCTGGCGCATCAGGCTGAAAAGCTTGTCATCTGCAGGAGCCCTTCGAAATCGGCGACCGGGATGGGTTTGCTGTACAAATAGCCTTGCATTTCGTCACAGCCGTAGCGGGCCAACAGCTCGTGCTGCTCTTCGGTTTCGACCCCTTCAGCGACCACCGTCAATTCTAAACATACATCTCAAGTCTTTTAAGTTCCGATTGAAAAGTGGAGCGTAGGTGGTAGAATGGCGATATAGAACGTATGTTCGGAGTGATTGCCATGACACTTCTTGAGTTTCAGGAACGGTTCTCCACGATTCGTGCCTGCGAGGAGCGTTTGTTTGAGCTACGTTGGCCAGATGGCTTTGTTTGCCCGAAGTGCGGCAGCAAGGAGTATTGTGAAGTTGTAAGCTCCTCACGGAAAGAGGCTGAAGAACGAATGCCCTTATTCCAGTGCAAAAACTGCTCTCGGCAAACTTCCGTCACGGCGGGCACCATCTTTCATAAGACGAAAACCGATTTGCGCAAGTGGTTTCTTGCGGTGTACCTGATGGCCAATGACAAGCGAGGCGTTGCTGCGACAACCATTCAACGGAATATTGGAGTATCGTATCCCACCGCATGGAACATGTTGCGTAAAATCCGCAAGGCCATGGCTGATCGCAATGCACTGTACCAGTTGGAAGGACTCGTGCAAATCGATGACGCCTATTTTGGCGGAGAGAGCCATGGAGAAGGAAAGCGTGGGAGGGGCTCGGATCAGGACCCGGTGATTGTCGCCGTTCAGATGGAGCGTGGGACGCCAAAGTACATCACCATGGCGGTAGTACCGAATCTCACGAAGGAAGTGGTTGCTCCCGTTCTATCCGGACGGCTGAAACCAAATTGCGTCTGGGAGACGGACGGCAGCAAGACGCTTGTGGCCTGTGCCAAGGAGTTGGAGCCTGCGTCCCATATAGTGACGAAGTCGGGTACACCGGAGGCCCATGAGACGTTCGAATGGATAGACAAGGTCATCAGCCTGGCCAAGAGGTTTATCGATGGTACGTACCACGGGCGGATTGTATACAAGCAAGGATACCTTGAGGAGTTCGTGTATCGATTCAACCGCAGGAAGCTTGGAAATCGCTTGGTGGACAGATTGTTGCTTGCCTGTGCGCATGCGAAACCATTACCCAGTGTTTAGGAACTTAGTTACGAAAGTGGGGCGCCAGCCCAACTAACTTAAAAGACTTGAGATGTATGATTCTAAATCATGGCCCAGTGCAATGATGGTCCGCGCCACCGCCCCCTTGTCGTCGTGCATCTCGCGCACGAACGCCTGGTCAATCTTGAGGGTGTCGACCGGCAGGTGTTTGAGGCGGGCGAGTGAAGAGTACCCGGTCCCGAAGTCGTCGATGGAGACCGGAATGCCCAGGAATCGCAGCCACTTGAGCTTCTCGATGACATCGCCCTGGTGGTCGATAAAGGCTCCTTCAGTCACCTCAATCTCCAGGAACGAAGGATTGACTTGCGTTCGCTCCAGTATCTCCTGGACTTGTTTGACGAAGCGCGGCGCCAGGAGCTGAAGGGGCGAAACGTTGACTGCAATGCGCACCGGCGCCAGTCCCGCCTCCTGCCAGGAGCGGATTTGTTCGCAGACTTGCTCCAGCACCCACATCCCAATCTCCACAATCAACCCGCTTTTTTCCGCGATGGGGATGAACACGCCGGGAGAAATCAGTCCCGAAACCGGATGGTGCCACCGCAGCAGCGCTTCCGCACTCGTCATGCTGCGCGTCTGCACATCCACCCGCGGCTGGTAGACCAGATAGAATTCATGATTGGCCAACGCGCGCTGCAGGCCGGTTTCCAGCATGACCCGTTCACCAAATACGGCGTCCATCGATTCGTCGCAGAGACGGTATCCCCCTCTGCCGTCCTGCTTCGAGTCGTGATAGGCCAAGCAGCGAATGCGGCGGTTGTGACGGTATTCCCGCACCAGCACAAACAGCCCGATGGTCACGAAACCTACGGCAAGGAGACTGGCAGCTGCAAGGACTTGCTGATTGACTGTGTCCTTTGCGACAAACGTCAAGTCGAAGACGACCTGCGCCAGCATTCCCCCGACCATCACCCAAAATCCCACAACCACGGACCATACGGGCGGTGCGCCCGTACGGCGATGCTTCCATTCCACGGATAACGCCCCCAACTGCGCTCGATCGTGTTCTGTATGTAAAAAAGACACTTGTCCGATTCAGGACAAGTGCTGATCCATCCACGGCAACTGGCTGGCATGGGAACACGTTCCCGAAGCCCCTATAGTTTTGCGTCCTCTCCGTTTCCGAAGGGTTGCCTTTTACGCTTATATTCGACATAATGCGACAAATATCTACAACTATAGACATTTTACATCACAGACCTGGCTTTGACTAGTCCTTCTATGCCGCGTCAAATCCGGAGAAATCATGACAATTCGCTGCAGATGCCGGATTCCGGCAGGCGCTCCGGCAGTCGTCCATGGCCACTGGCAGCGGGTGCTGTATAATAGAGTCGGAGGTGCTGCCAGTGGAGGACAGCCTGCGTGAAGCCCTCATGCACGTCCAACTCTCACAACTGCTCATCCCTGCAAAAAACGTCGCTTGTGTATTGCGCTACAACAACCTCGAGCATGCGCTGTTGATTCTCACCAAGGCGGGCTACACGGCGGTGCCTGTCTTGGACGACCACGGCAGCGTGTGCGGTACCATCAGTAAAACCAACATTCTGGATGCCATGTTGAGTACGGATAAGATTGACGTCGACAAGCTGCACGAAGTCCTCGTGGAACAAGCCATGACCACGAAAATTCCGCGCTTGACGACATCCGACTCCTTTCTCAAAGGCATGGAACTCCTGATTAACAACCCCTTTGTCTGCGTTCTGGATGCGGAGGAACACTTTCATGGCATTCTCACCCGAAGAGCGGTCCTGATTGAAATCGAGCGGAAGCTTCGGCGGCGCGACTGACGCGTCGCTGGCTTCCCGTCGACCGTCCACTGCCTCCCGCGCCCTGGCGAATGGAATGCGCGCCGCGCGGAACAGCCTCGTCGTTTGGGAAGTATGGAATGCAGACATACTGGAATCGTGTAGACAGCAGACGCTGTATACAGCGGACGCTGAATACAGCGGAACGCGTGAAAAGCGGAAACCAGCGCAGGCGCTTGAAAGGGGGCAACGCGAAGTGTGGAAAAGGGTATTTGTCGTCCTGTTCTCCCTGCACCTCATTCTTCTGGCAGGAGTGCTCGTGTGGTTTTTCTCGCTCCCAAAGGCCGGTACAAAAGCCGTCCAGGCCCTCGCGTCGAGCAACGCGTCCGGCGAACCGTCCACCGCCGTCGAGATTCAAATCGACCAGAATGCGGCCAACCTGTTTTTGGCCCAAGCGCTCGCCAACCAGCCCGAGCTGTCCAACATCCTGTCGAGCGCCAACGTCAGTTTCGGGGACACGTGGACAACCGACCTGAACATCAAGGTCGATCAACAGGTGGTTCCCTTCACCCTCACGTGCTTGCCGACCATTACGAACGGGAACCTCGACCTGCAGATTGTCCATGCATCCATCGGCGGAACCACGATGACGGACACGTTCGTGAACATCCTTCAGCTGCTGCATTTACCCAGTTGGATCACGTTCGATCCCGCCGCCGAAACCATCCACATTGACTTCGCCGACTTACCGGGCGACAAGGTGAAAGTCCACCTGGAGCGCTATTCCGCAGCGCGCCATACGCTCACCGCACAGGTTGTCCCCATGCTTCCAACGAGCGGGTAAAAATGGTGATGAACGGGCGACGAATGGGTGATGAGCGGGTACCCACGCACCGCCCGGCATCCAACATGCCCTGCCAGCGTGTGCGCGTAAGCCCGGGCTGTTTCAGCCAGGGCTTCATGAACGAGACTTCTGCTGACGCATCCTTTCTTCGTACTCGGCGTCCTTCAGCGCCAGATAGAGCGGCTTCTCAATCGGCACCAGCCCCATTTGACGCAGTGCCTCCAGGCGCTCCGGGCCAATCATCTGGGCGACCTTTTCTTGTGTCTGACGGTCAAATCGCTTCACCGCCGTGTACTCTACCAAGTTGGAGAACTTGTCCATGGTGTGCTGCCACCGCAGGAGAATGGCGGCGCGTTCCAGTGCCCCCAAGTGCTCTGTTTCAAGAACATCGCGCGCAGCCACTTCAGGAGAACGTTTGTCTACCTTTTTCCGTCTTATCAACATGCGACCACCTTTTACAATTCATACCCGTCCGGTTCGAGTTTATCACAATGTGGATTCTGCGTGACCGTTCAGCGGTAAAATTCATAGAAAAATTTCCGGTTCCATTCATGCCGGCCGCGGCAAAAAGGCGCGCCGAAGATTCGACGCGCCCGAAATCGCCTCGGACTTAGGAAGATGAACGCAGCAGGTGTTCGATGTCGTCCGCAATGGACTCTGGCGTCGTCTGGGGAGCATAGCGCTTGACGGGGGTTCCGGATGCGTCGACCAGGAACTTTGTGAAGTTCCATTTGATGGCCTCCGATGAGAGAATCCCCGGCTTTTCACTGGTCAAATACTGGTACAGCGGATGCGCATTGGGACCGTTGACGTCAATTTTCGCAAACACGGGAAACGTCACGCCGTACGTGCGCTCACAAAACGCCTGAATCTCTTCGTTGGTTCCAGGTTCCTGGCCGCCAAACTGGTTACATGGAAACCCCAGCACCGAAAACCCGCGGCCGGCAAACCGCTGGTGGAGCGCCTCCAGCCCTTTGTACTGCGGGGTGAAGCCGCATTTGCTGGCCGTGTTGACAATCAGCAGAACCTTGCCCTCATAATCGCGCAGCGAAACCTCGTGACCGTCCGCCGCCTGAACCGTAAAGTCGTAAATGTTCATACCGTGCCCCCTTCTTGAACCATTACCTCGCACCGAACCGCCCGACAGAAGACGACTTTCAAATTCAGAATAGCACGATTTCGCACAAGCGCGTGCATTAGTACATCATGCGGTCATCAAAGTAGTATTTGAACTCCAGCAGATTGTTGGACGGGTCAATCAGGAAGAACGTTTCGTGCTCTTCCACCAGCCCCTGAAAG
Above is a genomic segment from Alicyclobacillus cycloheptanicus containing:
- the pelF gene encoding GT4 family glycosyltransferase PelF, translated to MARGIGETGKISVLLTTEGTYPFSPGGVSTWCDIMVHRLKSVDYTVFSVQMDPFVAQQYQLPKGTALVKVPLWGTEEPSEHLDQRFSTTYLSKQRTTDAVIEDQFLPLFVRLVQHIIAVRKDPFAFANLIVELYDFFTDYDYKVSFKSPRVWEAYKRLIQEAVKNPELGMPQPDIYSLIQSLGWVYRFFNIINTPVPRTTVTHASAAAFCGLPCVIAKLKYGTPFLLTEHGVYLREQYLSLSKRGYPGFLNTFLIRLIHAVVDLNYALADQISPVCHYNTRWERVMTDRHERIEVIYNGVDHEIFTRARALEHPRPTVVAVARIDPIKDILGLIRAADLVRREIPDVQFLVYGAVSVPDYHKACERLVKELKLENTVVFCGQTSDIAAAYEQGDVAVLSSISEAFPYSIVEAMLAGKAIVSTDVGGVSEALGDTGILVPPGEPQALADGLIRLLNNPGLRSEMGQNARDRALNLFTLERSLEMYLKAYVKLSVAQPHTPLQPVARFQVNLTDLRRQREEAGAAESAPSAAEPVAGGGRRQGALDAQRMYMERAYALLDAGFRHEALEQMVLAVEAAPHSPATPVLLADLARLRVEQQDFETAHSILETSIRQHQTLLRRRQQLLAERALALADFGKLPEAAALLRRAVAIAEDSPAVPVFCLELSRMYAALGERERARLERLKYEWVAGGEYGVQSLE
- a CDS encoding phospholipase D-like domain-containing protein translates to MAWIVLTCLYGINTLAVLAIAIANVHRPMHALTWVMIGVVLPLVGPILYLLLNRPLPMDRTSRPRARSSNSLGSLGAGSASGSLDGGVPSVALAVERRTGCPAKPGDVQVLVNGRPTYAALFKALQAAERSIDVEYYIYRDDAIGRQMTEILKERAAAGVRVRFMVDGMGSRKFPRAELRRMQASGIDCRIFFPLRFPWLRPTLNHRDHCKIVVVDGAQSFVGGINVGYEYTGLKPGVGWWRDTHLKLTGACVPDIMAVFERNWSIATPVHARGAIRQRPQPASSERGAAARPARLAGVRWAGGSGVSAAAAWGLDGEWSEELATDPSSRPVEPQEKLMVSRHALVQTIDSRPSSHVQTAHDVFFLCVSTAANTVDVTTPYFVPSPAITHALKTAVARGVRVRLLVPASPDHKMIGLASHTYFGDLLDAGVEIYQYQKGLLHTKVMTVDGQIAFVGAANMDLRSFRLNFEVGELLYSEAIASDLTSQFETDLQDARRLTQAMLAERPWFGRVTDRCARLLAPLL
- a CDS encoding alpha/beta fold hydrolase, giving the protein MPYLSSGGVRLHYEVRGQGVPILFIHPPVLSSTCFALQTAALSKTFKTITFDIRGHGRSQASPTPLTYDLIVSDMQAVLNAAGEDRAFLCGYSMGGSIALEFLLQCPERAQGAILIGGFSEVQSLYLRGLVTAGIALTHPWFQHFLAWGLAKTNSVRETFRETLAANLQCSFADAQAYYRCSLTYDCTERVSAIEQPVLLLYGQHDRPFHPYGKQLYERLPNSQLVYIPASSHRIPSKQPALLNLAISRFVKKHAVYPGARTLIL
- a CDS encoding EAL domain-containing protein → MVAEGVETEEQHELLARYGCDEMQGYLYSKPIPVADFEGLLQMTSFSA
- a CDS encoding IS1595 family transposase translates to MTLLEFQERFSTIRACEERLFELRWPDGFVCPKCGSKEYCEVVSSSRKEAEERMPLFQCKNCSRQTSVTAGTIFHKTKTDLRKWFLAVYLMANDKRGVAATTIQRNIGVSYPTAWNMLRKIRKAMADRNALYQLEGLVQIDDAYFGGESHGEGKRGRGSDQDPVIVAVQMERGTPKYITMAVVPNLTKEVVAPVLSGRLKPNCVWETDGSKTLVACAKELEPASHIVTKSGTPEAHETFEWIDKVISLAKRFIDGTYHGRIVYKQGYLEEFVYRFNRRKLGNRLVDRLLLACAHAKPLPSV
- a CDS encoding putative bifunctional diguanylate cyclase/phosphodiesterase; the encoded protein is MEWKHRRTGAPPVWSVVVGFWVMVGGMLAQVVFDLTFVAKDTVNQQVLAAASLLAVGFVTIGLFVLVREYRHNRRIRCLAYHDSKQDGRGGYRLCDESMDAVFGERVMLETGLQRALANHEFYLVYQPRVDVQTRSMTSAEALLRWHHPVSGLISPGVFIPIAEKSGLIVEIGMWVLEQVCEQIRSWQEAGLAPVRIAVNVSPLQLLAPRFVKQVQEILERTQVNPSFLEIEVTEGAFIDHQGDVIEKLKWLRFLGIPVSIDDFGTGYSSLARLKHLPVDTLKIDQAFVREMHDDKGAVARTIIALGHDLESYISSLLS
- the cbpB gene encoding cyclic-di-AMP-binding protein CbpB, with the protein product MEDSLREALMHVQLSQLLIPAKNVACVLRYNNLEHALLILTKAGYTAVPVLDDHGSVCGTISKTNILDAMLSTDKIDVDKLHEVLVEQAMTTKIPRLTTSDSFLKGMELLINNPFVCVLDAEEHFHGILTRRAVLIEIERKLRRRD
- a CDS encoding DUF2140 family protein, whose amino-acid sequence is MWKRVFVVLFSLHLILLAGVLVWFFSLPKAGTKAVQALASSNASGEPSTAVEIQIDQNAANLFLAQALANQPELSNILSSANVSFGDTWTTDLNIKVDQQVVPFTLTCLPTITNGNLDLQIVHASIGGTTMTDTFVNILQLLHLPSWITFDPAAETIHIDFADLPGDKVKVHLERYSAARHTLTAQVVPMLPTSG
- a CDS encoding glutathione peroxidase, yielding MNIYDFTVQAADGHEVSLRDYEGKVLLIVNTASKCGFTPQYKGLEALHQRFAGRGFSVLGFPCNQFGGQEPGTNEEIQAFCERTYGVTFPVFAKIDVNGPNAHPLYQYLTSEKPGILSSEAIKWNFTKFLVDASGTPVKRYAPQTTPESIADDIEHLLRSSS